GATATGGGTGTCATAAAAGGACCTAAAATTAAATAGGACATTCCCCTCGGGATCTTGTGTTGGCTGTGACCAATGACAGAATtgtctttcagctgtttttccgTAACTTCCACCAtcattttctccatatttttaCCAGGCACTGGAGTGATACTCACAGGTCCACAATTGCCCCTGTCATCTTTCTTGCTATTCCTTACAATGAGGCAACGTTTGCCAGCTTCCTGTCAACTGGCATGACCCTAGACCTATTTAGATGCAATTGAAATGAGAGCCCAGAGCTCACTAAGGTGTCATTATTGAAAGAAAGTAGATGTGCCATAGCTTTGCAATGCCTTTAACTCTGGAGTATGCCACAAgtggagcagagaggaagatCTGCCTCTTCTGTTGTGAGCTCATCCATTTGGCAGTAGAATAACACTACCTGATACATGGGGATTGTGTCTCCACTCTTCTCTGCTCAGGTCACAGAGCAGTGGTGCAGGGTGTTGCTCTCATGTCAGTGCAGGTAAACTCactttaaccctttttcctctgtaaatgCTTCCTCTATTTCTATGCTCAGATACACTTCCACATTCCCTCAAGTACACTTCCATATATCATTAAcaattacactttcttataccatcaaaacagtttgtcaAACAGTACAGTTCTTCAGTTCCTATAAACACCCTAAGTAccataaatatttccattaacaGTCTGTATTCTTCAGTTATAAACACTGTGCCACAGAACCAGCACTGATTGAACCACCTCCCTCACACACTTCCTCGCAAGCAGTACATAGTATTACATAAAAGGGTTGACACTCATTAAATAGGATaataaaaaatggttttgaaattATGTTAAGAATAATATGAAGACTAGTGAGACTGTGGGTCCCTACTAAGTGAGGGGTTGCTCTGGTAATGGGGGATGTTGAGAAGGTGGAGATACTGAAggccttctttgcttctgtcttcagtgtaaaagctctccctcaggaatcccagaccctgaAGCTTAGTGAGAGGGTCTGGGGAATGGAAGacttccctttagtcagggagAGCTGGTCCATGAGTGCCTAGGCCACACCGAtgttcataaatccatgggacctgatggggtgcatccacgggtgctgagggagctggcagaggtgactgCTGAACCGCTATCATCCAAGAGGCCTTGGAGATCGGGGAGGTTCCTGAAGATTGTAGGATAGCCAGTGTCACTCTGgccttcaaaaagggcaagaaggaagatccagGCAATTATGGGCTAGGtagcctcacctctgtccctggaaagttaatggaacagcttgtgctggatgccatctccagacaactggaagaaaaggaagttatcAGAAATAGTCAGCATGAGTCCACCAAGGGGAGTTCATGTTCAACtaacctggtagccttctataACATTTTCCATGGCTGGGTGGATGGGAGGAAAGCAATGGATATCatctaccttgatttcagcaatgCATTTGATACTTccccccacaacatccttataAGAatgctgaggaagtgtgggatagatgagtggacagtgaggtgggttgagaactgtCTGACtgacagagcacagagggtGGTCGTTGTCAAAGCAGAGTCCATTTGGAGACCTGTAAGTAGCGGTGTTCCCCAGGTGTTGGTGCTGagtctggtcttgttcagcttcttcatcagtgaccttgacaaggggatagtggccaccctcagcaagtttgctgatgatacgaagttgggaggattggctgacacacctgaaggctgtgctgccattcagcaagacctggacaggctggagaactgggcagtaagaaaccagatgaggtttaacgAAAGCAAGTGTAGAGTGTTGCACttagggaggaataattgcacGCACCAAGACAGGTTGGaggatgagctgctggagaggagctgtgcagagagTGACCTGGGTGTCCCGATGTCAGTGTGTGGAAACATGAGCAGGGGAAATGGACgtaaactggagcataggaagttccacatgaatttgtgcaagaacttctttatggtgagggtgatggagcactggaacaggctgcccaagggggTTGTGttgtctccttctctggagatactcaagaccctCCTGGATGCCCACCTGTGTGCCTAcctggtgttccccaggggtctgtgctggggcctgtcctcttcagtatctttattgatgaccaggatgagggcattgagtgcatcCTATATAGGTTTGCTGATTtcaccaaattggctgggagtgtggatctgtCTGGCATTATCAAGGACCTACTGAAGGATCTGGACCGgatggagagctgggctgaagccaatgggatgagtTTCACGAAGACCAAATGCCACTTCCTGCACTTTGGGAcctggaatggactgcccaggggggtggtgggttcactgaccctggaggtgtgtCAGGAATCattggacattgtgttgagggccATGGATTAGTGAGAGCTATTGGAGATAGGTGAACAGtttgactggatgatcttttacgtcttttccaaccttggtgattctatgattctatgatatcctGTCCCTGTCTGTGTGctcctttttgtttcagcaaaCACTCTCTGGGAGGCCTCACCACATGTCAGAAATTAGTCACTGACCACTTGAAATCTGGTGTTAAATTCaacagatttcaaagcacaCTCATGATGCTGTTGTCTTCCAGGAGCTGTTGACCATGAAGATGCAGGGAAATCTCAAGGGAGAGGAGTGGGAAGGATAAACAGGACATCCTATGCTGCTCAACTGGGCCAGGCTCctgggacacagggagctcaTAAAAGTAGGTGGTGCGGCAGAgacacagctgtgcccaggagcagctcttgtgcacagcacagcctgcagctgacagaaaaagaagagagaaactggaGAGAGATTACAGGATGTGTACAGTGTGAGTGGGCTGTGAGCTCACTGCAGGAGCATTGCTCACAGACCACGACACAGTAAGTCTCTTGCAGTAGGTAATGCAGCTGCTTTTAAGAGAGGGTTATATAAATGTGGGACATCCCATAGCAGATCTGGTCACAGgcactgcatgtttctttactgttttgtttctgagggTTCTTTGCAAGTGGAAAAACAAGGCAGGGATATTCCATTGCCTATTCTATGGAAGGTAAGAGGATTGGTGGGAGAAATCTAAAAGGAGCAGACAAATTTGTACACAGCTCTGAGACTCCCCAGTATTTCTTCAATCCCTCGGTTGTTTTCCGTACAGTCACACAGAACGTAGTATCAGCCTCTCCTTCATAAAAGAATACAATcagtttcagttctcttttctgCAGACATTAATACTTACCTGCAAATAGGCTTATTTCTCTAAGAGAAGTTGAAGCGCACAGAGGCTTGGGCTGGGGTCTAGAAGAGATGTTGtagtaaagaggaaaatagcCAGGAGGCTGGAATACAATtatgaaatgagaagaaagaaagagctctCTGATTTTCTACTCCTAAAGGGATGGTGAAGCTCAAGTTCTGGagtaaaatgaacattttacaaagggaaagaagaactTTTATAGTATATGTCGCGGTTTGaacgaaaaaaaaaacccacctgcgtccgtgacaggggccgtggccccggaggggccctaggccgaaaggaaaaagttaattaggaaaacaaaacagcggcaacgatctaaggaggcacacttatttactaaatactatatcgaaatacaggataacacaatataatacaatataattgaaaattgagctaacgaatcaagcaaaataggagagagaatgagtcccgtaaccgagaggcctactgtgaatctaggcgaacggctgaaggctcccacacactcccctgaaacgccagaactcgaaagacgtcatTCTGTTCTGCGACCGAgttaatatagtgtccaggtcccatGACCCATCGCTGgccgtgttgttctctgggagataTAGTCTTctataagttgcagattcagtaaaattattcatgctttatatgatgttgtgatgtggaatacttatagcaaaattacaaaattattaaaccatgacagtatAGCAGAAGGAGTGTCTCTGAGAATGGTCTGGAATTGTCATTATCTTCTGCACTCTGAGCAGGACTCCAAGCTCAGTATCTGCAGATGCCCAACAGCATCTCCATCAGTgagttcctcctgctgccattgGCAGACACacggcagctgcagctcctgctcttctGGCTCTTCCTGGGCATCTACCTGGCTGACCTCCTGGGCAACGGTCTCATCAGCACAGCCGTATCATGCaactgctgcctgcacacccccatgtacttcttcctcctcaacctGGCCCTGCTTGACCTGGGCTGCATCTCCACCACTGTCCCCAAATCCTTGGCCAACACCCTCTGGGACACCAGGGCCATCTCCTATGCAGGATGTGTTGCAcaggtctttttctttttcttcttcatctcagCAGAGTTGGCCCTTCTCACCATCATGTCCTATGACTGCTACATTGCCATCTGCAAGCCCCTGCACTATGGGACCCGgatggacagcagagcttgtgccaccatggcagcagctgcctgtggcACTGGGGTTCTCTGGCACACTGCTAGTACgttttcactgcctctctgccaaggGAATGTTGTcaaccagtttttctgtgaaatcccccAGATCCTCAAGCTCTCCTG
The sequence above is a segment of the Coturnix japonica isolate 7356 unplaced genomic scaffold, Coturnix japonica 2.1 chrUnrandom526, whole genome shotgun sequence genome. Coding sequences within it:
- the LOC107307260 gene encoding olfactory receptor 14C36-like, producing MPNSISISEFLLLPLADTRQLQLLLFWLFLGIYLADLLGNGLISTAVSCNCCLHTPMYFFLLNLALLDLGCISTTVPKSLANTLWDTRAISYAGCVAQVFFFFFFISAELALLTIMSYDCYIAICKPLHYGTRMDSRACATMAAAACGTGVLWHTASTFSLPLCQGNVVNQFFCEIPQILKLSCSESNLREVVFSIFVACLVFGFFVSIVVSYVQIFLAVLWMPSEQGQHKAFATCLPHLVVVSFFLSTVFYAYLKPPFIFSPSVDLMVAVLYSAVPPAVNPLIYSMRNREIKNALRKVFQNKIFQLP